One Bacillus sp. 1780r2a1 DNA segment encodes these proteins:
- the dptG gene encoding DNA phosphorothioation-dependent restriction protein DptG has protein sequence MVEQSNLQELKNSLSIKEEKIGLKHTINRKAKLFPFVTRGTERPKFRRGFEGVLGEFTRNICENTFEGSLEIDDLIDEISNMVNVNKEDQAYLVQILNMVLQHKNGKIKVFHPHLFQYLSLSDGPEMKGEQEIGKFLADVLIEDSTEFQKIFEKQLSHDLISKLILDKLNGLSQIDVQKKYGSKLPYLSRYFQDDFLFLSRYEDYFKTHYELLLSYYYFIYISQLSIKLAQQSKANFTNNNEVYFTLDWEATSKSRKGYGYGYQLVKDAARNLLIHVNTLEHLNTLMGLEDSTVYPELLDKHEALSEEESQSFLELLKQWIIEYRVHSSLPEIEICSEGTYSSLVDLLYSSIEEAYQKPSMQGPRNRYSLSIEEIGKKFFLKTRGSLGYMLNVSQDLFLLLTAVCLKNERKSLNQLFIDLENRGMYFDRYSKEEAVKLLDKLNLLDKKSDSGDAQYVKPIL, from the coding sequence ATGGTTGAACAAAGTAACTTACAAGAGTTGAAAAATTCATTATCTATAAAAGAGGAAAAAATCGGTTTAAAACATACAATTAATCGAAAAGCTAAGCTGTTTCCTTTTGTAACAAGAGGAACAGAAAGGCCAAAGTTTAGAAGAGGTTTTGAAGGAGTATTGGGAGAGTTTACGCGCAATATATGTGAAAATACTTTTGAAGGAAGCTTGGAAATAGATGATTTAATCGATGAAATAAGCAACATGGTGAATGTAAATAAAGAAGATCAAGCATATCTCGTCCAAATTTTAAATATGGTCTTGCAGCATAAGAATGGAAAGATAAAAGTGTTTCACCCTCATTTATTTCAGTATTTATCATTAAGTGATGGACCTGAAATGAAAGGTGAACAAGAGATTGGTAAGTTTTTAGCAGATGTGTTAATCGAAGATAGTACAGAATTTCAAAAAATCTTTGAAAAGCAGTTATCACATGATTTAATTTCAAAGCTTATTTTAGATAAATTAAATGGCTTAAGCCAAATAGATGTACAAAAAAAATACGGAAGTAAGCTTCCTTATTTATCTAGATACTTTCAAGATGATTTTTTATTTTTATCTAGATACGAAGATTACTTTAAAACACATTACGAATTACTCTTAAGCTATTACTATTTTATTTATATTTCTCAATTATCAATAAAGTTAGCTCAGCAAAGTAAGGCTAACTTTACCAATAACAATGAAGTATATTTTACTTTAGATTGGGAAGCTACTAGCAAAAGTAGAAAAGGCTATGGGTACGGTTATCAGTTAGTCAAGGACGCTGCCCGTAATCTATTGATTCACGTCAATACATTAGAACATTTAAACACGCTCATGGGGCTGGAAGATTCTACAGTGTACCCAGAACTATTAGATAAGCATGAGGCGTTATCAGAAGAAGAGAGTCAGAGTTTTCTAGAATTGTTAAAACAGTGGATTATAGAATATCGAGTTCACTCTTCCCTACCAGAGATAGAAATATGTAGTGAAGGTACTTATTCTTCATTGGTTGATTTACTGTATTCTAGTATTGAAGAAGCATACCAAAAGCCAAGTATGCAAGGGCCTAGAAATCGCTATTCATTATCGATTGAAGAGATTGGGAAAAAATTCTTTTTGAAAACACGAGGCTCTTTAGGCTATATGCTAAATGTTTCGCAAGACTTGTTCTTATTATTAACGGCTGTTTGTTTGAAAAATGAAAGAAAGTCTTTAAATCAATTATTTATTGATTTAGAAAATAGAGGTATGTACTTTGACCGATACTCAAAAGAAGAGGCAGTCAAACTACTAGATAAACTTAATTTATTAGATAAAAAAAGTGATAGCGGTGATGCACAATATGTTAAACCAATTTTATAA
- a CDS encoding AraC family transcriptional regulator — MKFKQFLINEQNLKELTKHYTGALPIACYETTILEHASGYIPLHWHDEIQLIYVLKGEAVFQVNEEKIKLRSGDGLFINSGCLHMAEDLKKTGCVYICLNVLPHLFLPQELYTTYVLPYVQSTNLSYVLIDGNKEWSRAIQQALFVIRKLVQTKEPLFEIEITANLIKVWKQLLVHAFQKQYVYTEEVKNQRIKAMLTWVHMNYSEKITLDDIAASGQISRSECCRYFKRMLDVTPLQYVMKYRIQKSILLLKQEEKSITDVAFEVGFNSTSYFIDQFKKMMGTTPLAYRKGKL, encoded by the coding sequence ATGAAGTTTAAGCAGTTTTTAATCAATGAACAAAACTTAAAAGAGCTAACGAAGCACTACACGGGAGCGCTGCCGATTGCTTGCTATGAGACGACAATACTAGAACACGCCAGCGGTTACATTCCGCTTCACTGGCACGATGAAATTCAGCTCATCTACGTTTTAAAAGGAGAAGCGGTTTTTCAAGTGAACGAAGAAAAAATTAAGCTGCGTAGCGGGGATGGACTCTTTATTAACAGCGGCTGCTTGCATATGGCAGAAGATCTCAAGAAAACGGGCTGCGTGTATATTTGTTTAAACGTGCTTCCGCATCTTTTTTTACCTCAAGAGCTCTATACAACTTACGTTTTGCCTTACGTTCAATCCACCAATTTATCGTATGTATTGATTGATGGAAACAAAGAGTGGAGCAGAGCTATTCAACAAGCTTTATTTGTCATTCGCAAGCTTGTGCAAACGAAAGAACCGCTGTTTGAAATTGAGATTACGGCTAATCTTATTAAGGTTTGGAAACAGCTCTTGGTTCACGCTTTTCAGAAGCAATACGTGTACACAGAAGAAGTGAAAAATCAGCGCATAAAAGCCATGTTGACGTGGGTGCATATGAACTATAGCGAAAAAATTACTCTCGATGATATTGCAGCATCCGGTCAAATAAGCCGATCTGAGTGCTGCCGCTATTTTAAACGGATGCTAGACGTTACGCCGCTTCAGTACGTGATGAAGTATCGCATTCAAAAAAGTATTCTGCTCTTAAAGCAAGAGGAAAAAAGCATTACGGACGTAGCCTTTGAAGTGGGATTTAACAGCACCAGCTACTTTATTGATCAGTTTAAAAAAATGATGGGAACGACGCCACTTGCTTATCGGAAAGGGAAGCTCTAA
- the dptF gene encoding DNA phosphorothioation-dependent restriction protein DptF: METNNFVFLADKFPKLANICEEIENIFYQDPQAVLMKGRVFSEELLEEIGNQHDDINSMKHLRLVDRIQYLEKEEVLTKDIARSFDAIRHLGNKASHAYIEYDLEKAFKMHRRLFDVSVWFMEVYGDYSFRAPKYKIPQPQAKANDDIVHKLEERLTSSLEEKFSSWFETQKATAAAVETPEKVEINQKISKIEAENKSSTLDFDFTLEEGESYLLTQLSKLQESSQEAIENSNQFSTFKEYLHVKRSIEDDLEKVLRSSGETSQSKLIFLCGSVGDGKSHLLAYMKHKHPELLSKLIIHNDATESFDPEKNSLDTLAEVLKPFNDENINGSQENLVLAINLGVLHNFIESKYAKENFNKLSQFIHDCKVFEDSILTENRNHEYFELISFSDYQPFELTEKGPVSSYYSALLERIVRNSDDNPFYQAYKKDKQNKISGFFIDNYELLMNSKVRERIVSLLIEVIIKQKIIISTRALLNFVHDILVPADKNTDYFNADTLEKTERLLPNLIFDGKDRSTLLAAITQLDPIHKRLNTFDQILIELNNSMNIKETFNEYLDLTEVAAWNEEAGVLGSFQELSNASAQLLNRTLIRFLLFVPKNQELTPKDSNYTSYLVFLYYFNKGNRSGLRELYDLLKDSIFLWNGKPKDGYVYIDKSNQNIQVAQKLKIHPHFKHLKVNNEEVLSRFYLTMLLAYGDQNKENPIFIEVDYPLYQMMVNLSKGYRPNKKDKEDCIQFVEFIEKVMQHGERKNELMFVSAQEGLQFKLSYDEDYEEFTFRRE; encoded by the coding sequence TTGGAAACAAATAACTTTGTATTTCTGGCAGATAAATTTCCTAAGTTAGCAAACATCTGTGAAGAAATTGAAAATATATTTTATCAAGATCCTCAAGCTGTATTGATGAAAGGTCGAGTGTTTTCTGAAGAACTGTTAGAAGAGATAGGTAATCAACACGATGACATAAATAGTATGAAGCATTTAAGGTTAGTGGATCGAATTCAATACTTAGAAAAAGAAGAGGTTTTAACTAAAGATATTGCTCGGTCTTTTGATGCAATAAGGCATTTAGGAAATAAAGCATCACATGCTTATATTGAATATGATTTAGAAAAAGCATTTAAAATGCATAGAAGGCTATTTGATGTATCCGTTTGGTTTATGGAAGTTTATGGTGACTATTCATTTCGTGCACCTAAATATAAAATTCCACAACCGCAAGCTAAAGCAAATGACGACATTGTACATAAATTAGAAGAGAGATTAACATCTAGTTTAGAAGAGAAATTTTCATCATGGTTTGAAACACAAAAGGCTACTGCTGCAGCTGTAGAAACTCCTGAAAAAGTAGAGATTAATCAAAAGATTTCTAAAATAGAAGCAGAAAATAAAAGTAGTACATTAGACTTTGATTTTACTCTTGAAGAAGGAGAAAGTTACCTTCTAACTCAGCTCTCAAAGTTACAAGAATCTTCTCAAGAGGCTATTGAAAATTCCAATCAATTTAGCACGTTTAAAGAATATTTACATGTTAAGCGTTCTATTGAAGATGACTTAGAAAAAGTGTTACGTTCCTCTGGTGAAACTAGTCAATCAAAGTTAATTTTTTTATGTGGTAGTGTTGGAGATGGCAAGTCGCATTTACTAGCTTATATGAAACATAAACACCCTGAATTACTGAGCAAACTCATTATTCATAATGATGCGACTGAGAGTTTTGACCCTGAGAAAAATTCATTGGACACATTAGCTGAAGTTTTAAAGCCTTTTAACGATGAGAATATAAATGGTTCACAAGAAAATCTTGTCTTAGCAATTAATCTAGGTGTACTTCATAACTTTATTGAGTCAAAATATGCAAAAGAAAACTTTAATAAGCTATCTCAATTTATTCATGATTGTAAAGTTTTTGAAGACTCTATATTAACAGAGAACCGAAATCACGAATATTTTGAGTTAATAAGTTTTAGTGATTATCAACCATTTGAACTAACTGAAAAAGGTCCTGTATCATCTTATTACTCAGCACTATTAGAAAGAATTGTGAGGAATTCTGACGATAATCCATTTTATCAAGCATATAAAAAAGATAAGCAAAATAAAATAAGTGGATTTTTTATTGATAATTATGAGCTGCTTATGAATTCTAAAGTACGTGAACGTATTGTTAGCCTTCTAATAGAAGTAATTATTAAACAAAAGATAATTATTTCAACTCGTGCCTTGCTTAACTTTGTTCATGATATTTTAGTTCCAGCAGATAAAAATACGGATTATTTTAATGCTGATACTCTTGAGAAGACAGAAAGATTATTACCGAACTTAATTTTCGACGGTAAAGATCGTTCAACGTTGTTAGCGGCTATTACTCAACTTGATCCTATCCATAAACGTTTAAATACGTTTGATCAAATCTTAATAGAATTAAATAATTCAATGAATATTAAAGAGACTTTTAACGAATATCTAGATTTAACAGAAGTAGCAGCATGGAATGAAGAGGCTGGGGTTTTAGGAAGTTTTCAAGAGTTAAGTAATGCTTCAGCACAGTTGCTTAACCGGACTTTAATTAGATTTTTATTGTTTGTACCTAAAAATCAGGAATTAACGCCAAAGGATTCGAACTACACAAGCTATCTGGTATTTCTATATTATTTTAATAAAGGAAATCGCAGTGGACTAAGAGAGTTGTATGACTTATTAAAAGATTCTATTTTCTTATGGAATGGGAAGCCTAAAGATGGTTATGTTTATATTGATAAATCTAATCAAAATATACAGGTTGCTCAAAAGTTAAAGATTCATCCTCATTTTAAACACTTAAAAGTAAATAATGAAGAAGTGTTAAGTCGCTTTTATTTAACAATGTTGTTAGCTTATGGTGATCAAAACAAAGAGAACCCTATTTTTATAGAAGTTGACTACCCGTTATATCAAATGATGGTGAATTTATCTAAAGGCTATCGACCTAATAAAAAAGATAAAGAAGATTGTATTCAATTTGTTGAATTCATTGAAAAAGTAATGCAGCATGGCGAGAGAAAGAATGAATTAATGTTTGTTAGTGCACAAGAAGGCCTGCAATTTAAATTAAGTTATGATGAAGATTATGAGGAATTCACATTTAGAAGGGAATAA
- a CDS encoding LysR family transcriptional regulator, translating into MEWQQFEYFQTLARLQHMTKAAKELSITQPALSRSLARFEEEIGVSLFERQGRSIRLNQYGEILLKSVTNMMNEFEKGKQEIQHLLDPEQGQVSLGFLHTLSINLIPDLLVEFRRKYPKVNFSLRQSPTHILLEQLEKGELDICLISPMGIKEPVVWKELWREELFAIVPTNHAFAKKEAITIEELVEEQFIHLKKGFSLRVTVEQCLHEVGVNPHVTFEGEEADTVAGLVAAGLGVSILPDLKGVDQSHIVKIPIRYPKCERLIGLAWVEGRYISPAVQNFKEFVLKTF; encoded by the coding sequence TTGGAATGGCAGCAGTTTGAATATTTCCAGACTTTAGCACGCTTACAGCATATGACAAAAGCAGCCAAGGAGCTTTCGATTACACAACCTGCTTTAAGCAGGTCGCTAGCTCGGTTTGAAGAAGAAATCGGTGTTTCGCTCTTTGAACGACAAGGGCGATCTATTCGCTTAAATCAGTACGGTGAAATTCTATTAAAAAGCGTTACAAATATGATGAACGAATTTGAGAAAGGAAAGCAAGAAATTCAGCATTTACTTGACCCTGAACAAGGACAGGTTTCTCTAGGTTTTCTACATACGCTGAGTATCAACCTTATACCCGATTTGCTTGTGGAGTTCCGAAGGAAGTATCCCAAAGTCAACTTTTCACTTCGACAGAGCCCAACGCACATTCTACTAGAACAGCTGGAGAAAGGAGAGTTAGACATTTGCTTAATCTCTCCCATGGGTATTAAAGAACCTGTAGTATGGAAAGAGCTTTGGAGAGAAGAGTTATTTGCGATTGTGCCGACGAACCATGCTTTTGCTAAAAAAGAAGCTATTACGATTGAAGAGCTAGTAGAAGAGCAGTTTATTCATTTGAAAAAAGGATTTAGTCTACGCGTCACAGTTGAACAGTGTCTACATGAAGTGGGCGTGAATCCTCATGTAACTTTTGAAGGAGAAGAAGCTGACACGGTTGCGGGTCTTGTTGCTGCGGGTCTTGGCGTATCAATTTTGCCAGATTTAAAAGGAGTAGATCAAAGTCATATCGTGAAAATTCCTATTCGCTATCCAAAATGTGAACGTCTTATAGGTCTAGCTTGGGTTGAAGGAAGATATATTTCACCAGCCGTGCAGAACTTCAAAGAGTTTGTATTAAAAACGTTTTAG
- a CDS encoding EamA family transporter yields the protein MKSNRRAGLLFVIVGATFWGIGGTVTKKLFQDYEIDVNWLVTTRLLLAGLLLLLLSCFGKNRREVLFIWKEKQTALQLVTYSILGMLGVQYTYMAAIHHGNAAVATLLQYLAPVIIIVYLLFRRQMRFTRQDGTILLLALTGCFFLLTNGSLSTLSVPYLAIVWGLLSAVCSAFYTLYAVRLLKRFDSLVVVGWSMVVGGVALSFIRAPWEAHFDTFTFAAYGYLLFVIIFGTMLAFWLYIKSLDSLPPKETSLLGSLEPLAAVLTTVFWLQQPFGFFQWLGAACIFGVVFLLTLQKAPKAKTLEQENPPLKIS from the coding sequence ATGAAATCTAATCGACGTGCTGGCTTATTATTCGTGATTGTGGGCGCAACGTTTTGGGGAATTGGAGGAACAGTAACAAAAAAGCTGTTTCAAGACTATGAAATTGACGTCAACTGGCTAGTGACCACGCGTTTATTACTAGCCGGATTGCTGCTTTTACTTTTAAGCTGCTTTGGTAAAAATCGCCGGGAAGTCCTTTTCATTTGGAAAGAAAAGCAGACGGCTCTTCAGCTCGTCACTTATAGCATATTGGGCATGCTTGGCGTGCAGTATACGTATATGGCAGCTATTCATCATGGAAATGCAGCCGTCGCAACGCTGCTTCAATATTTAGCACCCGTCATTATTATTGTATACTTGCTGTTTCGAAGACAAATGCGTTTTACTAGACAAGACGGAACGATCCTTTTATTAGCTTTAACCGGATGCTTCTTCCTTCTTACAAACGGGTCGCTCTCAACGCTTTCTGTGCCCTATCTAGCCATCGTATGGGGACTGCTTTCTGCGGTATGCTCCGCTTTTTATACGCTGTATGCAGTTCGGCTTCTTAAACGATTTGACTCTTTGGTTGTTGTTGGATGGTCAATGGTGGTTGGCGGAGTTGCGCTTAGCTTTATTCGAGCGCCTTGGGAAGCTCATTTTGATACATTTACGTTTGCTGCGTACGGCTACTTGCTCTTTGTCATCATCTTTGGAACGATGCTGGCGTTTTGGCTGTATATTAAAAGCTTAGATAGCCTCCCTCCAAAAGAAACAAGTTTGCTAGGAAGTCTGGAGCCTCTTGCTGCTGTATTGACAACGGTCTTTTGGCTTCAGCAGCCGTTTGGGTTCTTTCAGTGGCTGGGAGCTGCTTGTATCTTTGGCGTTGTTTTTTTACTTACGCTTCAAAAAGCTCCTAAAGCAAAAACGCTTGAACAAGAAAATCCCCCTCTCAAAATCTCTTAA